The nucleotide window CTTCAGTTCTATCAATCACAGGATCTTTTAGTCTGTGACGAATTATGTAAAGCTTTACATAATTCGTCTTATGACAAGTTAAATATTATGTGAAGTTGAATGCCAAATGTCTTTAAACAATAGCTTTTCAGGTTGTCCAGCTTTACATAAAAAATTCATATCACGGTTTTAAGCCATTCAAACAAATCTTCTTTTTCATCAGCCGAAAAATTTTCTTTTGGCAGTACTTTTGAACTTGCATTTTCAATGGCTTTCCTTTTCATTTCAGAATTGGATTTTGCGTATATTTCAGTAGTCGTAACTGAAGAATGTCCCAAAAAATCCCGTATATAAATCAAATTTACTCCGCTTTGCAGCAGGTGCATAGCCTTGCTGTGACGAAGGACATGCGGTGACATTTTATTTAAGACCGGGTTTTTGCTTTCTGTCGCAGCTTTTTTTGCATATTTATCCAGA belongs to Desulfotignum balticum DSM 7044 and includes:
- a CDS encoding tyrosine-type recombinase/integrase; the protein is LKVIDIRLKTPSTIRLTGKGKKTRIIPLMPQTMNIIKKYMDDCGLLDEKKEETPLFFNKKREKLTRAGLSYILDKYAKKAATESKNPVLNKMSPHVLRHSKAMHLLQSGVNLIYIRDFLGHSSVTTTEIYAKSNSEMKRKAIENASSKVLPKENFSADEKEDLFEWLKTVI